From the genome of Brassica oleracea var. oleracea cultivar TO1000 chromosome C4, BOL, whole genome shotgun sequence:
GGAAAATTGTGGAAGTTAGAAGCAACGGTACATATTCTAAAAACACTATATTCCTTTTATATTTTTCTTCCTCAAAAGTTTTAAAATTGATTTGTATTTGCAGGTCCAGATTAGCATGGAGTATCCTCTTAGACCTCCTTTCTTTTCTCTGTCTCTCCATACTTCTTCTGGAAATGACAACTGGACAAGTGAGAGCGATCATTACAACGAACTGCGTGCTATGGAAGCAGAGGTAAACAGTATACCAATTTTTACTCGATGAAACCAACAGTGCTAGCTTCTTAACCTTTTCTTGGTTGTATCAGGTGAACCTTCATATGTTGAAGATTGTACCTTCAGATCAAGAAAATTATCTCATATCTCATCAGATCAGATGCTTGGCAATGTTGTTTGACTATTACATGGACGACCCATCCAAAAGAGGAACAGCCACAAGTGTGGTTGATGTCGGTTTGTGCAAGCCTGTAGACGGTAAGCTTCTTGTGAGATCATTCAGAGGCAGAGATCACCGGAAAATGATCTCATGGAAGGATAGGGGATGTGCCTCGGGTTATCCATGTTAGAGATTACATCGCCACTCATTTCTCTATATTATGTTTCCCTGCTGTTACAAACAAAGCTTTTTAAGATAACAATTTTTGTCCTGCCCGGTTCCACATTCTATATTATTGTTGGTATGATGGATCATGGAACAGTTTTTATTATTGGTTTAGGGAACATGAACAAGAAAGATCCAATGATGGATAAGTTTTCAAGTCACTTATGTGATCCAATGTGGTAAACGGTGCGATCAAGAGACTCACACTGGTTGTATGCCTTGTTGTGAATTCATCTGATTATCTGGACGAGGTTAAATAGATTTAATTTGCTCGACTCTTGGCTATTGATGTATGAGCAAGTATGAGTAGGAGAAAGTCTTAACCTATGATTGGGAAACCAAAATGTGACAAGTGTTTGGAAAATTTATTGGGAAGCTTTTCAAGTCTGCAAAGCCCAACTGACATCTCTATTTAAAACGGATTTGATACATACTTTCGTTTTTAGATTACTATTATATTCTTATAAAAATAAAGCAATGTCACTAATTATTATTTGTCTCTGGGTAATAGTAGATTTTTGATACGTCCCTAAACCATGACAATCATATGATCGTCTAACGGTACCCAAAAAAACAATGTCACAGCGACTTATAAATAGTAGCTAATTTGGTCATAAATAAGCAGAAACATAATATGAAGAACACACAAATTTATAAGGTATAATCCTCGAACCCCTACTACTGATCACTGAATGTTCGATTTCGTTCTCCTCAGCCGTTTCCTGGATCCGTTAGTTATCTCTTTCCCCTGTTACCAATTTAGATAACTAAAGTTAGAACAAAGTTTTAAAGCTTTAAATTACTAATCTTTTTTAGTCTAATTATTATTTTTATTTAAAACAAAACCCACTTTGACATCCCTGAAGTAAAATAAGATGTATTACAAACATATATAGTTTGATAAATTACATGAACAAACACACCCAAAAGTGCAAACCGAAAAAGTGAGTATAAGTTATATAGATTACCAGTTTGGTTTGCATTTCCGACATAATTTTTGCCTGTCGATCATTAAAAAGTTGTCGTGAAAAAGTATTAGGGAAGCAAATGTAGACGTGTTCTTCGTAACATTTGCATATGTAAATGCAAATGTTATGACATTGTTACTTACCTGGTTTTTTAGTAGCTCATGATTCTCTTTCCTTAACTTTTCAGCTTCAGCTTCAAGCTCCATAGTTTGAAGCTATAAAAGCAAAACGATAAGGTTTGCTGTATTAACATAATCAAACAATCAAGACGTGTATATAAGAAGATGTCAAACTTCTTTTTTTTTACCATCTTTCGAGCTCGTGATCGTGCTGCTGATTCACGGTTCTTTATCTTTCTCCTGTGTGTTTTCTCCACTAGTTTCTTCTCCGCGGCAATGCCATTGTTCCTGTTCCTATCCCTCACGCTATTACTTACAGTAGTGGTGAATGTAAACGGTGATACTATTGATGAACCAGCATTAATCTTCGGTATCCCATCTAATACTGGAAATGGCGTAATTTGAGAACATACTTCTACACCCATGGCTCCACCAGGAGCTGGTGCAACGCTTTGGACCAAAGTTACGTTATTTTCATGGTTACTTTTGTCTCCAGTTTCCATGTAACTATCTCTTATACCATGAGCATTAACCTGGTCACTCGTAAATGCGACGTGTGTTCCATAACCATAACCATGTGGTTTCGACATGATAGGTTGTTGCGGTTGAAACGGGTTATGTTGTTTTTGTTCTTGTCCAGACGTAGACCCATTCACATTTGTATTCAAATAAGGACCATGAATTATATTACTTGGAACAGTATTAATATTGCCCAGCACATCAGAAACCACTGGTTTCTGCTGAAACTCCACACTCAAACTTGTGTTTGGAATACCCGAAATCGATGATGGGTGATGAATGGCCACAGCACGGGTTAAAAATTGTTCCAGAGTGATATCTCCTAAAGTTGGCTGCTTCTGAATCTGAGGAATGTTTGTTCTTCCTCCATCATTGCTGGGGTGTTGTTCTTCCTCTGTGATATATTTCCAAACTTCATCAACAGTCTTTTGGCTAAGTATTCTAGGCAGAGTTATTGACCCTTGCCTCTGTAATCCCTCGTTCACACCGTTAGTTGGAACTACGCCTTGTGTTCCTTCAGCACTATATATACTCATAAGCAATTCTTCCATGTTCATTGACCCATAATCTTTTCCTAAGTTGTTCTGAATCTGGTCTAGTGTCCTTGAGTATAGTGATCCTTGTTGGCTCAAAGGAGCACTAACCGGTAGTCTGCTCATCGCTCCCCGCGGACCAGTCCCCATGGTTTTAAAATTCCAGTTATTATCCATTTTGGCAGAATCCAATCAAATGATATCACCTGCTATATATCAGAGTTTAGTAATGAATATAATTTTTAGAGAAAAAACTTCAATAAGAGAAAAGATGTCTACGGCCTTAGAAAACGATTTTACCTTGAAATGTAAGAGTTTTTGCGATCAGAGCACCGCCGTCCCAGAAACTAACTCTGTAGTATCAGATCAGATCATACAAAACAATAAGAAAAATAAGAGTCCAAAACCCATTTGTAAAAATAGAGGTAGACCCAAATTTATGCAACAAACAAGAATCTTTTTCTCACAAGATTCAGTGAATCAAAAGGTAACATGCAATAATAATAAAAAAAACTAATTTTAGTAAGCACTTCAGCCAAATGAAGTAAGAAATCTGGCCATAAACTGCATAACTAAATTAAAAAGGCAATATAAGGAACAAATATTCTCACTTCATTTTATGTTTATTAGTTATAAAAGTTACTCTGTCAAGATAAGAACGATTTAGATCAGTAGATAATTTAGTAAGTTAAATTTCATACTTTGAACATGCACTACTAAAAAATGTTTACCTAAATCATTTTTTTTAAATAAAAGATGATTAAGAAAAAGATCTCTCAGTAATCTAACTAATTTTAATATATATTTTTAATATATATCTCTATATTATTTGAGAATTCAGTATTTTATGTGTCGCACTCTCATTAAATTTCAGAATGTTTAATTACATAAAAACCATTCATGAATTAAAATAATTATATCTATTTGTCATTATTAAAAAATAATTTAATTTTCTTTTTAAATGATTTTTAGCTAACTTTATAATTATAGTTTACTTTTATTTATATTTTACTAAAAGACATATAATAAAAAGGAAATATTTACTAAATTTAAAACATATATTTTTAATACATAAAAGTGATTTCATATGAAACGTATATTAAATAACAAAAACTTCAAATAACTCTTTGAAATCAATCATCGAGAACACATCTTTCTTTTATTAATCTTTCAAAACACTTTTGGTTCATTCAACTCAGTTAGTATATTATCTAATCGTGGGATAGAATAACCATATACGATAGAACTTCTATAAATTAGTAATGTTAGGATTTTGATATTTTATTAATTTATAAAGATATTAATTTATAAAAAAAAAAAATTATTTAGATTTCTTATTTTAAGATGTATTTGTTCTAAGATTAAAAAATATATTTGATTTTAGTGTATAGACATTAATTGTTTTTTTTAATTTGATATTTATATTAATTTTATTATATTATTTGGTTTATATAATATATTCCATATAACTAAAATGTGGTTTTAGATATAATATTACTAAATCTCATTATAAATATATTAAGTGTTAAGAAAATATAAAGATAATTTCATTGTGAATTTAAAACAAACAATATAATAATAAGTTCTTACTTATATAAAATATATATGCATATAAATTATTAATTTATAATATTAATGGAACTACATATTTACATAAATTTTCTAAAAAATTATTATTTTATTATTTTATCGATTTTTGTCAAATTTTGAACCACCCCAGATTATAACCGGCGAAATTTATTAATTTATCAAAATTATTAATTTATCAAGTATTAATTTATTGATTTTTCAACTGTACGTAGTGCTCTTATAGGTAGCTCGATTGTGCACATACATCCTCATTAATACACAGTAGTGTTAGGAGTTATAACAGAATATAGGATTCATGGTTCTCAACCCAACTTACATCGCCATCATCTTTGGGCTGGCTGATGGCCGGGCAAAGGTGAGATATAAGAAGACTTCATCTTGTTTCTTTTATTTGATTGGAGATAATATCCATAACGGTATTGTTTCAACCACATGCATAATGATAATCTCCATAAAGGTATTAGAAGTGAAAAAAAATATATTTTTCTTCGAAATTAGTTTTGTTTAAAGTGGCAAATTGGCTCACATGTGTTATACAATTGTTATTTCTTACGAGAGGATCGACATGACAATTGCTGACGAAATTATGGATGCTAGGTGAGACATACCACCAACATCATATTCCTCAACTTTAAGATATTTTTCTTTGAATTTAAGAAGCACAAACTGTGAAAGTTGCATCGTCGGCACAAGTCTTAATATGAATTATTTATATAACTTTAGTCCATTTCAAATTCGGATCTTGACGGTAATGAAACGGTATCGTCAACTTGTCAAAATGTGGAATTTGGCTATAACTCAAAGTGATCGATCATAGTATATAAATATACTAATGGAAGTTCAAAGTTATAGACTATATTAGACTGGCACTAACAATAAACAATAACAAACTAATAAGTAACTTGATGCAAATAAAAGGTTCACATTACATATGAATCCACTCACATGCGCATATAAAATATTTATAGTTAGGGTTATATGATGAAGACACATGCAACTACTAATCATAGTAAGTTGACTTTTTTTTTTTAATTTTAGTTCCTCAAATTCTATAAACATAACAAAATTCTCCTTGCGTAACCAGCTTCAATGACCTTACCCAGCAACAGACTTGGAATTTAAGTGATCATATTGGCAGGATTTTTTCTGAGTGGAACAACCTATACACCAAGGTACAAGATAATACTTTTAGAACAATAAACTCGAACACATTCATGATCAAAAACTAACTGGTGTAAGAATTCACCTGATCAGTACTAGACGATTCACTTATCACTGTCTTCATCTTCTTGGAGCTTCCGTTTTGGCCTTTTGTTACTTCATTGATAAAGTTCTGGTCAGATACTTCTGCTGTGAAACATTAGCCAAACAGAAAACACTTTAGTATACAAATCTACAATAAATGTATGAAGAGAGAG
Proteins encoded in this window:
- the LOC106341255 gene encoding ABSCISIC ACID-INSENSITIVE 5-like protein 8 isoform X2; this translates as MDNNWNFKTMGTGPRGAMSRLPVSAPLSQQGSLYSRTLDQIQNNLGKDYGSMNMEELLMSIYSAEGTQGVVPTNGVNEGLQRQGSITLPRILSQKTVDEVWKYITEEEQHPSNDGGRTNIPQIQKQPTLGDITLEQFLTRAVAIHHPSSISGIPNTSLSVEFQQKPVVSDVLGNINTVPSNIIHGPYLNTNVNGSTSGQEQKQHNPFQPQQPIMSKPHGYGYGTHVAFTSDQVNAHGIRDSYMETGDKSNHENNVTLVQSVAPAPGGAMGVEVCSQITPFPVLDGIPKINAGSSIVSPFTFTTTVSNSVRDRNRNNGIAAEKKLVEKTHRRKIKNRESAARSRARKMLQTMELEAEAEKLRKENHELLKNQGKEITNGSRKRLRRTKSNIQ
- the LOC106341255 gene encoding ABSCISIC ACID-INSENSITIVE 5-like protein 8 isoform X1, with the translated sequence MDNNWNFKTMGTGPRGAMSRLPVSAPLSQQGSLYSRTLDQIQNNLGKDYGSMNMEELLMSIYSAEGTQGVVPTNGVNEGLQRQGSITLPRILSQKTVDEVWKYITEEEQHPSNDGGRTNIPQIQKQPTLGDITLEQFLTRAVAIHHPSSISGIPNTSLSVEFQQKPVVSDVLGNINTVPSNIIHGPYLNTNVNGSTSGQEQKQHNPFQPQQPIMSKPHGYGYGTHVAFTSDQVNAHGIRDSYMETGDKSNHENNVTLVQSVAPAPGGAMGVEVCSQITPFPVLDGIPKINAGSSIVSPFTFTTTVSNSVRDRNRNNGIAAEKKLVEKTHRRKIKNRESAARSRARKMLQTMELEAEAEKLRKENHELLKNQAKIMSEMQTKLGKEITNGSRKRLRRTKSNIQ
- the LOC106341255 gene encoding ABSCISIC ACID-INSENSITIVE 5-like protein 8 isoform X3; amino-acid sequence: MDNNWNFKTMGTGPRGAMSRLPVSAPLSQQGSLYSRTLDQIQNNLGKDYGSMNMEELLMSIYSAEGTQGVVPTNGVNEGLQRQGSITLPRILSQKTVDEVWKYITEEEQHPSNDGGRTNIPQIQKQPTLGDITLEQFLTRAVAIHHPSSISGIPNTSLSVEFQQKPVVSDVLGNINTVPSNIIHGPYLNTNVNGSTSGQEQKQHNPFQPQQPIMSKPHGYGYGTHVAFTSDQVNAHGIRDSYMETGDKSNHENNVTLVQSVAPAPGGAMGVEVCSQITPFPVLDGIPKINAGSSIVSPFTFTTTVSNSVRDRNRNNGIAAEKKLVEKTHRRKIKNRESAARSRARKMQTLSFCFYSFKLWSLKLKLKS